A single Vigna radiata var. radiata cultivar VC1973A chromosome 8, Vradiata_ver6, whole genome shotgun sequence DNA region contains:
- the LOC106770776 gene encoding pectinesterase-like codes for MNNFILASIFTVISALLFLATHFTNTPTRATQKHLHFQNHIQVAQSTCQGTLYPELCVSTLATFPDLTSKSVPQVISSVVNHTMYEVKSSFYNCSSLKKKIRNLNPLDQRALDDCLKLFQDTNLELKTTIDDLSTSPIGSKRRHDLQTLLSGAMTNLYTCLDGFAYSKGRVRDRIEKKLLEISHHMSNSLAMLKKVPEVKKTTSKSELFPEYGKMKKGFPSWVSPNDRKLLQASVNETKFDLVVAKDGTGNFTTIGEALAVAPNSSTTRFVIHIKAGAYFENVEVIRKQTNLMFVGDGIGKTVVKGSRNVVDGWTTFQSATVAVVGEGFIAKGITFENSAGPEKHQAVALRSGADFSAFFRCSFVGYQDTLYVHSLRQFYRECDVYGTVDFIFGNAAVVFQNCNLYARKPNENQKNLFTAQGREDPNQNTGISILNCKIAAASDLIPVKSSFKSYLGRPWKTYSRTVYLKSYMEDLIDPAGWLEWNETFALDTLYYGEYMNKGPGSNTSARVSWPGYRVINSSTEATQFTVTQFIQGNDWLNTTGIPFFSGLS; via the exons ATGAACAACTTCATACTTGCATCCATTTTCACTGTCATTTCTGCATTACTCTTCTTAGCAACTCATTTCACTAACACCCCAACAAGAGCCACACAGAAACACCTCCATTTCCAAAACCACATACAAGTAGCTCAATCCACGTGCCAAGGAACACTCTACCCCGAACTATGTGTCTCAACCCTTGCCACATTCCCAGATCTTACTTCCAAATCTGTCCCACAAGTCATTTCTTCTGTGGTCAACCATACCATGTACGAGGTAAAATCATCCTTCTACAACTGCAGCAGCCTCAAAAAGAAGATCAGAAACCTCAACCCACTTGATCAGAGAGCCCTCGACGACTGTCTCAAACTGTTCCAAGACACCAACCTGGAGCTCAAAACAACCATCGATGATCTCTCCACGAGCCCCATTGGGTCCAAGCGCCGCCATGACTTGCAGACTCTGCTCAGCGGAGCAATGACCAACTTATACACGTGCCTCGACGGCTTTGCTTACAGCAAGGGCCGCGTGAGAGACAGAATTGAGAAGAAGTTGCTTGAGATATCACATCACATGAGCAACTCCTTGGCCATGCTGAAGAAAGTTCCTGAAGTGAAGAAAACAACTTCGAAATCTGAGCTGTTCCCCGAATATGGAAAGATGAAAAAAGGTTTCCCCTCGTGGGTATCCCCCAATGACAGAAAGCTTCTCCAAGCGTCTGTGAATGAAACCAAGTTCGATCTCGTCGTTGCCAAAGATGGCACTGGCAATTTCACCACCATAGGGGAAGCACTTGCTGTGGCTCCCAACTCCAGCACAACCAG GTTTGTGATACACATAAAGGCGGGGGCGTATTTCGAGAATGTGGAAGTGATCAGGAAGCAGACGAATCTGATGTTTGTCGGAGACGGCATTGGGAAGACAGTAGTGAAAGGTAGTAGGAACGTTGTGGATGGATGGACAACTTTTCAATCAGCTACAGTTG CTGTTGTGGGAGAAGGATTCATAGCAAAGGGTATAACTTTTGAGAATTCAGCAGGGCCAGAGAAACACCAAGCAGTAGCCCTAAGAAGTGGTGCTGACTTCTCGGCTTTTTTCCGTTGCAGTTTTGTTGGCTACCAAGACACACTTTATGTGCATTCCCTACGCCAATTCTATCGAGAATGTGACGTTTATGGTACTGTAGACTTCATTTTTGGCAATGCAGCAGTGGTGTTCCAAAACTGCAACTTATACGCACGGAAACCAAACGAAAATCAGAAGAACTTGTTCACTGCGCAAGGCAGAGAGGACCCTAACCAAAACACTGGCATATCCATCTTGAACTGCAAGATTGCAGCTGCTTCAGATTTAATCCCTGTGAAATCTTCCTTCAAGAGCTACCTAGGTCGTCCATGGAAAACGTACTCAAGAACTGTTTATCTAAAATCTTACATGGAGGATCTGATTGATCCAGCAGGGTGGTTAGAATGGAATGAGACATTTGCATTGGATACACTGTATTATGGAGAGTACATGAATAAGGGTCCAGGTTCAAACACAAGTGCCAGAGTTTCATGGCCAGGTTATAGGGTCATAAACAGCTCAACTGAGGCAACCCAATTCACAGTTACTCAGTTTATTCAAGGCAATGACTGGTTGAACACCACAGGCATTCCATTCTTCTCTGGTTTGAGTTGA